A DNA window from Sphingomonas profundi contains the following coding sequences:
- a CDS encoding EAL domain-containing protein yields the protein MSAVPDRMDAAARLEAQFAATDHAYQPIINTSTLRVHGFEALARPAQGAGGICTLLDAAADLGIVRPMEKMLLRRAIGKFARVPDMGGVRLFCNVDNRSYDGHPITEETMREIVFNSGLNPDSLCLEISERLPVLSSANLQRAIGMLTGLNVRIALDDFGVGMSGLHMLMTVEPHYVKIDRSFIADLPSNARKQAIVAKLCGLAHALGFLTVAEGVETEAEFRSARDLGCDLAQGYHIARPTTDLRDLSLVYAGTLRTVAVTAMAPRVAELLTPVTPLTIDEPLLAAANVFKAAPDLRILPVTDRAGTVLGAVLEEDVRRYLLSDFGPALLANKGAAPRLDKLVRRVPIGEAHGSVEAIVNSYVAAESAGGLILATEGRYVGYLSNHAVLRLASEREVSAAREQNPLTQLAGNRSIARHIEESLSRGGAQTLAFLDFDNFKAFNDTYGFAAGDRALLMFGDLLRKLDGADGTFVGHIGGDDFFISLERNEAEATVAIAELCAKFASDAESLYSPADRGRGGIVSTDRFGLDRFFPLLRVSASLLHLPEARAHLTAEMVNMQLSAGKQAAKAAVDGLSIRRLPETGRPDTMQALRRAAA from the coding sequence ATGAGTGCCGTTCCCGACAGGATGGATGCCGCAGCGCGGCTGGAGGCGCAGTTTGCCGCCACCGACCATGCGTATCAGCCGATCATCAACACATCCACGCTGCGCGTGCACGGCTTCGAGGCGCTGGCGCGGCCGGCGCAAGGGGCGGGCGGCATCTGCACGCTGCTGGATGCGGCCGCCGATCTGGGCATCGTGCGGCCGATGGAGAAGATGCTGCTGCGCCGCGCGATCGGCAAGTTCGCCCGCGTGCCGGACATGGGCGGAGTGCGGCTGTTCTGCAACGTGGACAATCGCAGCTACGACGGCCATCCGATCACCGAGGAGACGATGCGGGAGATCGTCTTCAACAGCGGCCTCAACCCCGACAGCCTCTGCCTGGAGATATCGGAGCGGCTGCCCGTCCTCTCCTCTGCCAACCTGCAGCGCGCGATCGGGATGCTGACCGGGCTGAACGTGCGCATCGCGCTCGACGATTTCGGCGTCGGCATGTCCGGCCTGCACATGCTGATGACGGTGGAGCCGCATTATGTGAAGATCGACCGCAGCTTCATCGCCGATCTGCCGAGCAACGCCCGCAAGCAGGCGATCGTGGCAAAGCTGTGCGGCCTGGCCCACGCGCTGGGCTTCCTCACAGTGGCCGAGGGGGTAGAGACCGAGGCGGAGTTCCGTTCCGCGCGCGATCTGGGTTGCGATCTGGCGCAGGGCTATCACATCGCCCGGCCGACGACGGACCTGCGCGACCTCTCGCTGGTCTACGCCGGCACGCTGCGGACGGTGGCGGTGACGGCGATGGCGCCGCGCGTGGCGGAACTGCTCACGCCGGTGACGCCGCTGACGATCGACGAGCCGCTGCTGGCCGCCGCCAACGTGTTCAAGGCCGCGCCCGACCTGCGCATCCTGCCCGTCACCGATCGCGCCGGCACGGTGCTGGGGGCGGTGCTGGAGGAGGATGTCCGCCGTTATCTGCTGAGCGATTTCGGCCCCGCGCTGCTCGCCAACAAGGGCGCCGCGCCGCGGCTGGACAAGCTCGTCCGCCGCGTGCCGATCGGGGAGGCGCACGGCAGCGTGGAGGCGATCGTCAACAGCTATGTCGCGGCCGAGAGCGCCGGCGGCCTGATCCTGGCGACGGAGGGACGCTATGTCGGCTATCTCAGCAACCACGCCGTCCTGCGCCTGGCGTCCGAGCGCGAGGTTTCGGCCGCGCGCGAGCAGAACCCGCTGACCCAGCTGGCCGGCAATCGCAGCATCGCCCGCCACATCGAGGAGAGCCTGTCGCGCGGCGGCGCGCAGACGCTGGCCTTCCTGGACTTCGACAACTTCAAGGCGTTCAACGATACCTACGGCTTCGCCGCCGGCGATCGCGCGCTGCTGATGTTCGGCGATCTGCTGCGCAAGCTGGACGGCGCCGACGGCACCTTCGTGGGCCATATCGGCGGCGACGACTTCTTCATCAGCCTGGAGCGCAACGAGGCGGAAGCGACCGTCGCTATCGCCGAGCTGTGTGCCAAGTTCGCGAGCGACGCCGAGAGCCTCTACTCGCCCGCCGATCGCGGCCGCGGCGGCATCGTCTCGACCGACCGCTTCGGCCTGGACCGCTTCTTCCCGCTGCTGCGCGTCTCGGCCAGCCTGCTGCATCTGCCGGAGGCCCGCGCCCATCTGACGGCGGAGATGGTGAACATGCAGCTTTCCGCCGGCAAGCAGGCGGCCAAGGCGGCGGTGGACGGCCTGTCGATACGGCGCCTGCCCGAAACCGGCCGCCCCGACACGATGCAGGCGCTGCGCCGGGCGGCGGCCTGA
- a CDS encoding HAD family hydrolase, with translation MTELAIYDMDRTITRVATYTPFLLHSVRRRAPWRLVLVPVVLLSMLAYACKLIDRGRLKEINHALLLGRHNRPEELALVAGSFADETMRTNILPGALRQIAEDRAAGRRLVMATASYRLYAGTIAERLGFDDVIATNSVAGLDGRIRAKIDGENSYGPAKLRMIEAWMAAERLVRAECRIRFYSDHASDSPVFDWCDTPVAANPSARLRAMAAEKGWPVVDWTR, from the coding sequence ATGACCGAACTCGCCATCTACGACATGGATCGCACGATCACCCGTGTCGCCACCTACACGCCGTTCCTGCTCCATTCCGTACGCAGGCGGGCGCCGTGGCGCCTGGTGCTGGTGCCCGTCGTGCTGCTCTCGATGCTGGCCTATGCCTGCAAGCTGATCGACCGAGGCCGCCTGAAGGAGATCAACCACGCGCTGCTGCTGGGCCGCCACAACCGCCCGGAGGAACTGGCGCTCGTCGCCGGCAGCTTCGCCGACGAGACGATGCGCACGAACATCCTGCCGGGCGCGCTGCGGCAGATCGCCGAGGACCGGGCCGCCGGCCGCCGGCTGGTGATGGCGACGGCGAGCTACCGCCTCTACGCCGGCACAATCGCCGAGCGGCTGGGCTTCGACGACGTGATCGCTACCAACAGCGTGGCCGGGCTGGACGGGCGCATCCGCGCGAAGATAGACGGCGAGAACAGCTACGGCCCCGCCAAGCTGCGCATGATCGAGGCGTGGATGGCGGCGGAGCGGCTGGTGCGCGCCGAGTGCCGCATCCGCTTCTACAGCGATCACGCATCGGACAGCCCGGTGTTCGACTGGTGCGACACGCCCGTTGCGGCGAACCCCAGCGCGCGGCTGCGCGCGATGGCGGCCGAGAAGGGCTGGCCGGTGGTGGACTGGACGCGCTGA
- a CDS encoding ABC transporter permease, producing MSAPADFTLDDQDGARVLRFSGSLILSRLRDLPARLDGVSATSIDLADVDRMDTVGAWIVHRAAKDGDAEIKGADESQARLLEQVSAADQPVQVRPDTRSPFLRVVGQIGNAAIKAGTTFNGLVGFLGAVVIGFGGVIRHPRRFRFNAVARQFEVVGVEALAIIGLMSFLIGIVIAQQGAIQLRQFGAEVYTINLVGRLTFRELGVLMTAIMVAGRSGSAFAAQIGSMRLAEEVDAMRTIGVSPMEALILPRVIAAVLMMPLLGFYAAMLALIGGCLFSWFSLDLPPVTFITRIREVVPMTDVYQGLIKAPVFGLIIAMAGCFQGMQVEGNAEAVGLRTTAAVVQSIFLVIVLDAFFAVFFASIGWI from the coding sequence ATGAGCGCACCGGCAGATTTCACTCTCGACGATCAGGACGGCGCACGCGTCCTGCGTTTCTCGGGTTCGCTCATCCTCTCGCGGCTCCGCGACTTGCCGGCCCGGTTGGACGGGGTAAGCGCCACCAGCATCGATCTGGCCGACGTCGACCGGATGGACACGGTGGGCGCGTGGATCGTCCACCGCGCGGCCAAGGACGGCGACGCCGAGATCAAGGGCGCCGACGAGTCGCAGGCCCGCCTGCTGGAACAGGTGTCCGCCGCCGACCAGCCGGTGCAGGTGCGGCCGGACACGAGATCGCCGTTCCTGCGCGTCGTCGGCCAGATCGGCAACGCCGCGATCAAGGCGGGCACCACCTTCAACGGTCTGGTCGGCTTCCTCGGCGCGGTGGTGATCGGCTTTGGCGGCGTGATCCGCCACCCCCGCCGCTTCCGCTTCAACGCCGTCGCCCGCCAGTTCGAGGTCGTGGGCGTCGAGGCGCTCGCCATCATCGGCCTGATGAGCTTCCTGATCGGCATCGTGATCGCCCAGCAGGGCGCGATCCAGCTGCGTCAGTTCGGCGCGGAGGTCTACACGATCAACCTCGTTGGCCGGCTCACCTTCCGCGAGTTGGGCGTGCTGATGACGGCGATCATGGTCGCCGGCCGCTCCGGCTCCGCCTTCGCCGCGCAGATCGGCTCCATGCGCCTCGCCGAGGAGGTGGATGCGATGCGCACCATCGGCGTCTCGCCGATGGAGGCGCTGATCCTGCCGCGCGTGATCGCCGCGGTGCTGATGATGCCGCTGCTCGGCTTCTACGCCGCGATGCTGGCGCTGATCGGCGGTTGCCTGTTCAGCTGGTTCTCGCTCGATCTGCCGCCCGTCACCTTCATCACCCGCATCCGCGAGGTGGTGCCGATGACGGACGTGTACCAGGGCCTCATCAAGGCGCCGGTGTTCGGCCTCATCATCGCCATGGCCGGCTGCTTCCAGGGCATGCAGGTGGAGGGCAATGCCGAGGCGGTCGGCCTGCGCACCACTGCCGCAGTCGTCCAGTCGATCTTCCTCGTGATCGTGCTCGATGCCTTCTTCGCCGTCTTCTTCGCATCGATCGGGTGGATATGA
- a CDS encoding ABC transporter ATP-binding protein, which produces MSETDAPARPAEAKTDDDAIIRVRGLRNAFGEQVVHEDLDLDVRPGEILGVVGGSGTGKSVLMRSIIGLQPPSAGEVSVFGTPMIDRDEDEATDVRRRWGVLFQGGALFSTLTVAENVEVPLREYYPALTEQLLDEIAAYKIVMSGLPSEAGPKYPSELSGGMRKRAGLARALALDPELLFLDEPTAGLDPIGAAAFDELIKSLQKTLGLTVFLITHDLDTLYAICDRVAVLADRKVIAVGTIEELLALDHPWIQEYFNGPRGRVAADSADRLREGEMDEEQAKKARDQQAAAEATTGGA; this is translated from the coding sequence ATGAGCGAGACGGACGCACCGGCGCGGCCGGCGGAGGCCAAGACCGACGACGATGCGATTATCCGCGTACGCGGCCTGCGCAACGCGTTCGGCGAGCAGGTGGTCCACGAGGATCTGGACCTTGACGTGCGGCCCGGCGAGATCCTGGGTGTCGTCGGCGGGTCGGGCACCGGCAAGTCGGTGCTGATGCGGTCGATCATCGGCCTGCAACCGCCCTCCGCCGGCGAGGTATCGGTGTTCGGCACGCCGATGATCGACCGCGACGAGGACGAGGCGACGGACGTGCGGCGCCGCTGGGGCGTGCTGTTCCAGGGCGGCGCCCTGTTCTCGACCTTGACGGTGGCCGAGAATGTCGAGGTGCCGCTCCGCGAATATTATCCCGCGCTCACCGAGCAGCTGCTGGACGAAATCGCCGCCTACAAGATCGTGATGTCCGGCCTGCCTTCCGAGGCGGGGCCGAAATACCCGTCCGAACTGTCCGGCGGCATGCGCAAGCGCGCGGGGCTGGCGCGGGCGCTCGCGCTCGATCCCGAACTGCTGTTCCTCGACGAGCCGACCGCCGGCCTCGACCCGATCGGCGCCGCCGCCTTTGACGAGCTCATCAAGAGCCTCCAGAAGACGCTCGGCCTCACCGTGTTCCTCATCACCCACGATCTCGACACGCTGTACGCGATCTGCGATCGCGTGGCGGTGCTGGCCGATCGCAAGGTGATCGCGGTCGGAACGATCGAAGAATTGCTCGCGTTGGACCATCCGTGGATCCAGGAATATTTCAACGGCCCGCGCGGCCGCGTGGCGGCGGACAGCGCGGATCGGCTGCGCGAAGGCGAGATGGACGAAGAGCAGGCGAAGAAGGCGCGCGACCAGCAGGCTGCCGCCGAAGCCACGACCGGGGGAGCGTGA
- a CDS encoding MlaD family protein, with product METRSNHILVGGVVLVLLAIIVGFTIWMARLSSGNDQLFDIFFKTSVDGLAKGSAVTFAGVPTGQVKEIALMPESPEFVRVRISVNEKTPVLQGTTATIAGVGFTGVSQINLDGAIKGAPPITEVGPYGAPVIPTKPGALGELLNSAPQLLQQISTLTERMGELLNDRNQKSLGNILANLDRVSGSLADRGPDIAQALAESRIAVHQAGIAAQKIGELADTTNTQVGPIAADLRKTVASAQRSMDALEGAITEARPGLRAFSTQTIPEVSQLVRDLTEMSEALTGVATKLDRGGAGAVIGGGKLPDYKPGKTR from the coding sequence ATGGAAACGAGATCCAATCACATCCTAGTCGGTGGCGTGGTGCTGGTGCTGCTCGCCATCATCGTGGGCTTCACGATCTGGATGGCGCGCCTCTCCAGCGGTAACGACCAGCTGTTCGACATCTTCTTCAAGACCTCCGTCGACGGTCTCGCCAAGGGTTCCGCCGTCACCTTCGCCGGCGTGCCCACGGGGCAGGTGAAGGAGATCGCGCTGATGCCGGAGAGCCCGGAGTTCGTCCGCGTGCGCATCAGCGTGAACGAGAAGACGCCGGTGCTGCAGGGCACCACCGCCACGATCGCGGGCGTCGGGTTCACCGGCGTTTCCCAGATCAACCTCGATGGCGCGATCAAGGGTGCGCCGCCGATCACGGAGGTCGGCCCCTACGGTGCGCCCGTGATCCCGACGAAGCCCGGCGCGCTCGGCGAGCTGCTGAACAGCGCGCCGCAGCTGCTCCAGCAGATCTCCACCCTTACGGAGCGGATGGGCGAGCTGCTGAACGACCGCAACCAGAAGTCGCTCGGCAATATCCTGGCCAATCTCGATCGCGTCAGCGGCTCGCTCGCCGATCGCGGACCGGATATCGCACAGGCGCTGGCGGAGAGCAGGATCGCGGTGCATCAGGCCGGCATCGCCGCGCAGAAGATCGGTGAGCTGGCCGATACGACCAACACCCAGGTCGGCCCGATCGCCGCCGACCTGCGCAAGACGGTGGCCTCCGCCCAGCGCAGCATGGATGCGCTTGAAGGCGCCATCACCGAGGCGCGGCCGGGCCTGCGCGCCTTCTCGACGCAGACGATCCCCGAGGTCAGCCAGCTGGTGCGTGACTTGACGGAGATGTCGGAGGCGCTGACCGGCGTCGCCACCAAGCTGGATCGCGGAGGCGCGGGCGCCGTGATCGGCGGCGGCAAACTGCCCGACTACAAGCCAGGGAAGACGAGATGA
- a CDS encoding ABC-type transport auxiliary lipoprotein family protein, with amino-acid sequence MSPRSLPLRSVLRHAAILGAALPLAACISFGAKPPAQLLALTADSVPASGAARTARDGETVIVYVPTVPQELSTARVPVRAGPTSVAYLKDAQWVDAPNRLFRDVLAQTLAARSSRVVLDPRQAALAPGMRLGGRLIAFGLDAPTNNAVAIYEATLARGEKRPVETRRFEARVPVSAQTVAAVAPALNQAANQIASEVTGWVG; translated from the coding sequence ATGAGCCCGCGCAGCCTGCCCCTCCGCTCCGTCCTGCGGCACGCCGCGATCCTCGGTGCCGCCCTGCCGCTCGCCGCGTGCATCAGTTTCGGCGCCAAGCCGCCGGCCCAGCTGCTGGCGCTGACGGCGGACAGCGTGCCGGCCAGCGGCGCCGCGCGAACCGCGCGGGATGGCGAGACGGTGATCGTCTACGTGCCCACCGTGCCGCAGGAGCTTTCCACCGCGCGGGTGCCGGTGCGCGCCGGGCCGACCTCCGTCGCCTATCTGAAGGACGCGCAGTGGGTCGACGCGCCGAACCGCCTGTTCCGCGACGTGCTGGCGCAGACGCTGGCGGCGCGCAGCAGCCGGGTGGTGCTCGATCCGCGCCAGGCGGCGCTCGCCCCCGGCATGCGGCTGGGCGGGCGGCTGATCGCCTTCGGTCTGGACGCGCCCACGAACAATGCGGTCGCCATCTATGAGGCAACGCTCGCCCGCGGCGAGAAGCGGCCAGTCGAGACGCGCCGGTTCGAGGCGCGGGTGCCCGTCTCCGCGCAGACGGTGGCGGCAGTCGCGCCGGCGCTGAACCAGGCGGCCAACCAGATCGCGAGCGAGGTGACGGGCTGGGTCGGCTGA
- the mnmA gene encoding tRNA 2-thiouridine(34) synthase MnmA: MQASFQLDRPMAGARIVVAMSGGVDSSVVAALAARSGAETIGVTLQLYDHGSAVGRAGSCCAGQDIRDARAVADRLGIAHYVFDYESRFRASVIDRFAADYVAGRTPIPCVRCNQGVKFTDLFGIARDLGADCLATGHYVRRVVGAEGAELHRAADPARDQSYFLFATTQAQLDFLRFPLGDMPKARVREIAAELGLGVAAKPDSQDICFVPAGDYAAVVRALRPEAGEGGEIVDQAGRVLGRHRGLIHFTVGQRRGLEIGGSPEPLYVVRIEPETRRVVVGPRAALAVAAARIGEVNWLGGDPAGPLTAKIRSMARPAPATFDGRTLTFAAPEYGVAPGQAAVLYEGERVRGGGWIEQTVAAEAALAA, encoded by the coding sequence ATGCAGGCTTCCTTCCAGCTCGATCGGCCGATGGCCGGCGCGCGCATCGTCGTGGCGATGTCGGGCGGGGTCGACAGTTCGGTGGTCGCGGCGCTTGCGGCACGCAGCGGCGCCGAGACGATCGGCGTGACCTTGCAGCTGTACGATCATGGCAGCGCCGTGGGCCGCGCCGGCAGCTGCTGCGCCGGGCAGGACATACGCGATGCGCGCGCCGTGGCGGACCGGCTCGGCATCGCCCACTATGTGTTCGATTATGAGAGCCGTTTTCGCGCGAGCGTGATCGATCGCTTCGCCGCTGACTATGTCGCCGGCCGCACGCCAATACCGTGCGTGCGCTGCAATCAGGGGGTGAAGTTCACCGACCTCTTCGGCATCGCGCGCGACCTGGGGGCGGACTGCCTGGCGACCGGCCATTATGTGCGCCGCGTCGTCGGGGCGGAAGGGGCCGAGCTGCACCGCGCGGCCGATCCGGCGCGCGACCAGAGCTATTTTCTGTTCGCCACCACGCAGGCGCAACTCGATTTCCTCCGCTTCCCCCTCGGCGACATGCCGAAGGCGCGGGTGCGGGAGATCGCGGCGGAGCTGGGACTGGGCGTGGCCGCCAAGCCGGACAGCCAGGACATCTGCTTCGTGCCGGCCGGCGACTATGCCGCCGTGGTGCGCGCGCTGCGACCGGAAGCCGGCGAGGGCGGCGAGATCGTCGACCAGGCGGGGCGGGTGCTGGGCCGCCATCGCGGCCTGATCCACTTCACCGTGGGCCAGCGGCGCGGGCTGGAGATCGGCGGCAGCCCCGAACCGCTTTACGTGGTGCGGATCGAGCCGGAGACGCGGCGCGTCGTCGTCGGGCCGCGCGCGGCGCTGGCGGTGGCGGCGGCGCGGATCGGTGAGGTGAACTGGCTCGGCGGCGATCCGGCCGGGCCGCTGACGGCCAAGATCCGATCGATGGCGCGGCCGGCGCCGGCGACGTTCGACGGCCGGACGCTCACTTTCGCCGCGCCCGAATATGGCGTGGCGCCCGGCCAGGCGGCGGTGCTCTACGAGGGCGAGCGGGTGCGTGGCGGCGGGTGGATCGAGCAGACGGTCGCGGCGGAGGCGGCGCTGGCCGCGTGA
- a CDS encoding DUF1153 domain-containing protein yields the protein MIENQKIRPAQVIGPLGEPLTLASLPPPSTTRWVVRRKAEVVAAVNGGLLTIDEVCDRYSLSLEEFASWQRAVDRSGMPGLRVTRIQHYKTLYERQQKF from the coding sequence ATGATCGAGAACCAGAAAATCAGGCCAGCGCAGGTGATCGGCCCATTGGGGGAGCCGCTGACCCTTGCCTCGCTGCCGCCGCCCTCCACGACCCGCTGGGTGGTGCGACGCAAGGCGGAGGTGGTCGCGGCGGTGAACGGCGGCCTGCTCACGATCGACGAGGTATGCGACCGCTACTCCCTGAGCCTGGAGGAGTTCGCCAGCTGGCAGCGCGCGGTGGATCGATCCGGCATGCCCGGCCTGCGCGTGACCCGCATCCAGCACTACAAGACGCTGTACGAACGCCAGCAGAAATTCTGA
- a CDS encoding GlsB/YeaQ/YmgE family stress response membrane protein: MGLIIVLIVGGILGWLASIVMRTDAQQGILLNVVVGIVGALLGGFLLGPILGGASITSGALDIRSLLVSFLGAVILLAIVNLIRRGRVR, from the coding sequence ATGGGTCTTATCATCGTTCTGATTGTGGGCGGCATCTTGGGCTGGCTTGCCAGCATCGTCATGCGCACGGATGCGCAGCAGGGCATCCTGCTGAACGTCGTCGTCGGCATCGTCGGCGCGCTGCTCGGCGGCTTCCTGCTCGGCCCGATCCTTGGCGGTGCGTCGATCACGTCGGGCGCGCTCGATATCCGCTCGCTGCTGGTGTCGTTCCTCGGCGCGGTGATCCTGCTCGCGATCGTCAACCTCATCCGTCGCGGCCGCGTCCGCTAA
- a CDS encoding SIMPL domain-containing protein, whose amino-acid sequence MRFGATILLAAMAVPTAASAQVAAVTPVPVIQGTRLDVVAEGEVTRTPDVATIGAGVVTQGATAGAAMAENATRMAATVAALRRAGVAERDIQTSSINLNPQYRYGENVPPVITGYQASNQVNVRFRDVKRAGAILDALVAQGANQINGPSFTVDKPDAALDEARAAAVARARARAELYAKAAGLSVKRILAISESGDTSPPPRPMTVMAMARSKEAADTSIEAGEQKLSVTLSVTFELQ is encoded by the coding sequence ATGAGATTCGGAGCGACAATCCTGCTGGCGGCGATGGCCGTGCCGACGGCCGCGAGCGCGCAGGTGGCGGCCGTGACGCCGGTGCCGGTGATCCAGGGCACCCGGCTCGACGTCGTGGCGGAGGGAGAGGTGACGCGGACGCCCGACGTCGCGACGATCGGCGCCGGCGTGGTGACGCAGGGCGCCACGGCGGGCGCCGCGATGGCGGAGAATGCGACCCGCATGGCCGCGACCGTCGCCGCCCTGCGTCGCGCGGGCGTGGCGGAGCGCGACATCCAGACGAGCTCGATCAACCTCAATCCGCAATATCGCTACGGTGAGAACGTACCGCCGGTGATCACCGGCTATCAGGCGTCCAACCAGGTGAACGTGCGCTTCCGCGACGTGAAGCGGGCGGGCGCGATCCTGGACGCGCTGGTCGCGCAGGGGGCCAACCAGATCAACGGGCCGAGCTTCACGGTGGACAAGCCGGACGCCGCGCTGGACGAGGCCCGCGCCGCCGCCGTCGCCAGGGCGCGTGCGCGTGCCGAACTCTATGCCAAGGCCGCCGGCCTGTCAGTGAAGCGCATCCTGGCGATCAGCGAGAGCGGCGATACCTCGCCGCCGCCGAGGCCGATGACCGTCATGGCGATGGCGCGCAGCAAGGAGGCCGCGGATACCAGCATCGAGGCCGGCGAGCAGAAGCTGAGCGTCACCCTGTCCGTCACGTTCGAGCTGCAATGA
- a CDS encoding efflux RND transporter periplasmic adaptor subunit, with product MNIEQGFAGDRAAEPAVDEPRRFARFAPGGGRNRLWLIVLAVIAIALVGGFLLLRGGGKAAAPAASPLPRVTFIVPGHQSVAGQISTTGSLAARREMPVGVAGEGGMISQVLVEPGDWVAAGQVLATIDRSVQVQEGASLAAAITVARADAALAQSELDRARALVARGFISKADIDRKTATRDAANARVKVAQAQYGEAGARIGRLAVKAPAAGLVLTRAVEPGQVVSSASGTLFRLAKGGEMELAARLAEQDLARLRVGAPADVTPIGSSRPFRGEIWQMSPVIDAQTRQGVARIALRYDPALRPGGFAAATIRSGSVDAPLLPESAVQSDATGNFVYVIDGANAVQRRAVKVGEVSDSGITVLSGLAGSERVVLSAGAFLNPGDKVIPVRAAARG from the coding sequence ATGAATATCGAACAGGGATTTGCGGGCGATCGCGCGGCGGAGCCGGCCGTGGACGAGCCGCGCCGGTTCGCGCGCTTCGCCCCCGGCGGCGGGCGCAACCGGCTGTGGCTGATCGTGCTCGCCGTGATCGCGATCGCGCTGGTCGGCGGATTTTTGCTGCTGCGTGGCGGCGGCAAGGCTGCGGCGCCCGCCGCCTCGCCACTGCCGCGCGTCACCTTTATCGTGCCCGGCCACCAGTCCGTCGCCGGGCAGATCAGCACCACCGGCTCGCTCGCCGCCCGGCGGGAGATGCCGGTGGGTGTCGCCGGCGAGGGCGGCATGATCTCGCAGGTGCTGGTCGAACCGGGCGACTGGGTCGCCGCCGGTCAGGTGCTGGCGACGATCGATCGATCGGTTCAGGTGCAGGAAGGCGCCTCGCTGGCCGCCGCGATCACGGTGGCGCGGGCCGACGCCGCTCTCGCCCAGTCGGAGCTGGACCGGGCCAGGGCGCTGGTGGCGCGCGGCTTCATCTCCAAGGCCGACATCGATCGCAAGACGGCCACGCGCGACGCGGCGAACGCGCGCGTCAAGGTGGCGCAGGCGCAATATGGCGAGGCGGGCGCGCGCATCGGCCGGCTGGCGGTGAAGGCGCCGGCCGCCGGCCTGGTGCTCACCCGCGCGGTGGAGCCGGGGCAGGTCGTCAGCTCCGCCAGCGGCACGCTGTTCCGTCTGGCCAAGGGCGGCGAGATGGAGCTTGCCGCGCGCCTTGCCGAGCAGGATCTCGCGCGGCTGCGGGTGGGGGCGCCCGCCGACGTGACGCCGATCGGCAGCAGCCGGCCGTTCCGCGGCGAGATCTGGCAGATGTCGCCGGTGATCGATGCGCAGACCCGCCAGGGCGTGGCCCGCATCGCCCTGCGCTACGACCCCGCCTTGCGCCCCGGCGGCTTCGCCGCCGCGACGATCCGCAGCGGATCGGTGGATGCGCCGCTGCTGCCGGAATCGGCGGTGCAGAGCGATGCGACGGGCAATTTCGTCTATGTGATCGATGGCGCCAACGCGGTGCAGCGGCGGGCGGTGAAGGTGGGCGAGGTCTCCGACAGCGGCATCACCGTGCTGTCCGGACTGGCGGGCAGCGAGCGCGTCGTGCTCTCGGCCGGCGCCTTCCTGAATCCGGGCGACAAGGTGATCCCCGTCCGTGCCGCCGCGCGCGGCTGA